One Halobaculum roseum DNA segment encodes these proteins:
- a CDS encoding dienelactone hydrolase family protein: protein MTDVLVPGGRDVRGSLDRASEAERGDADAEADPDTDACVVACPPHPQHRGHRGDERLRAVSDVLTAGGVDCLRFDYGDWDEGYGERADARNAVAWAGERYERVGLFGFSFGGCLALQVASEGDADAVSALAPTARLADDLDAVAAMDDLDCPAQVVFGTRDDTADWEPVVERARELGFDLREFSADHFFVGQAGKVGDAVGEWLLGEL, encoded by the coding sequence GTGACTGACGTACTCGTTCCCGGGGGCCGCGACGTTCGGGGATCGCTCGACCGCGCGAGCGAGGCCGAGCGAGGCGACGCCGACGCGGAGGCCGACCCCGACACCGACGCCTGCGTCGTGGCGTGCCCGCCCCACCCGCAGCACCGCGGCCACCGCGGCGACGAGCGCCTCCGTGCGGTCTCCGACGTGCTGACCGCCGGCGGCGTCGACTGCCTCCGGTTCGACTACGGCGACTGGGACGAGGGGTACGGCGAGCGCGCCGACGCCCGCAACGCAGTCGCGTGGGCCGGGGAGCGCTACGAGCGCGTCGGGCTGTTCGGCTTCAGTTTCGGGGGGTGCCTGGCCCTGCAGGTGGCCTCGGAGGGCGACGCCGACGCCGTCTCCGCGCTCGCGCCCACGGCCCGTCTCGCCGACGACCTCGACGCGGTCGCGGCGATGGACGACCTCGACTGCCCCGCGCAGGTGGTGTTCGGCACCCGCGACGACACCGCCGACTGGGAGCCGGTGGTCGAACGCGCGCGGGAACTCGGGTTCGACCTTCGGGAGTTCTCCGCCGACCACTTCTTCGTCGGGCAGGCGGGCAAGGTCGGCGACGCGGTCGGGGAGTGGCTACTCGGCG